A genomic stretch from Cyprinus carpio isolate SPL01 chromosome A12, ASM1834038v1, whole genome shotgun sequence includes:
- the LOC109101052 gene encoding Golgi to ER traffic protein 4 homolog, whose protein sequence is MSEQESLKSSSARNRGGVQRVEGKLRASVERGDYYEAHQMYRTLFFRYMSQSKHAEARELMYNGALLFFSYNQQNSAADLSMLVLESLEKSGAKVDDETLEHLAKLFSLMDPNSPERVAFVSRAIKWSSGGSGKLGHPKLHQLLALTLWKEQNYSESRYHFLHSSDGEGCAQMLVEYSSARGFHGEVDMFVAQAVLQFLCLKNKTSALVVFTTYTQKHPSIEKGPPFVQPLLNFLWFLLLAVDGGKLTVFTVLCEQYQPSLKRDPMYNEYLDRIGQLFFGVPPKQSSSYGGLLGNLLNSLMGSGEEEEGEEAQEDSSPIELD, encoded by the exons ATGTCGGAGCAGGAGTCTCTGAAGAGCTCCAGCGCGAGGAACCGCGGAGGAGTACAGCGAGTGGAGGGCAAACTGAGAGCCAGTGTGGAGAGAGGGGACTATTATGAGGCCCATCAAATGTACCGGACATTATTCTTCAG GTACATGTCACAGTCGAAGCATGCAGAGGCCAGAGAGTTGATGTATAATGGAGCGTTGCTTTTCTTTAGTTATAATCAG CAAAATAGTGCTGCAGATCTGTCCATGCTGGTACTAGAGTCCCTGGAGAAATCCGGGGCCAAAGTAGATGATGAGACACTAG AGCATTTAGCTAAACTCTTCAGCCTGATGGACCCAAATTCACCAGAGCGAGTGGCGTTTGTCTCTAGAGCGATCAAGTGGTCATCAGGAGGGTCGGGGAAGTTGGGCCACCCTAAACTACACCAGCTGCTGGCACTCACATTGTGGAAAG aGCAAAACTACAGTGAATCACGCTATCATTTTCTGCACTCATCTGATGGAGAGGGCTGTGCACAGATGTTGGTGGAGTATTCATCAGCACGAGGGTTTCACGGAGAGGTGGACATGTTTGTAGCGCAGGCCGTCTTACA GTTCCTTTGTCTAAAAAACAAGACAAGCGCACTGGTGGTGTtcaccacatacacacagaagCATCCGTCTATAGAGAAGGGTCCTCCGTTTGTGCAGCCTCTGCTGAATTTCCTGTGGTTCCTCCTGCTGGCTGTGGACGG TGGGAAGTTGACAGTCTTCACAGTGTTATGCGAGCAGTATCAACCATCACTGAAGAGAGACCCTATGTACAATGAG TATCTGGATAGAATAGGACAACTGTTTTTTGGAGTGCCACCTAAACAGTCATCATCATACGGTGGTTTGCTAG GAAATCTATTGAATAGCCTAATGGGCTCAGGTGAGGAGGAAGAGGGTGAGGAAGCTCAGGAGGACAGCAGCCCCATTGAGCTGGACTGA
- the zgc:174164 gene encoding disintegrin and metalloproteinase domain-containing protein 9 — MTRHFFFFILIIPNFEIFPVQSTDQTSYLKKYDVVKPQLVHERWKRHADPSHTSAQDRHADSIAYSVRIDGHEHVLHLTKNTHFLSKNFVVLSHDVLEKWKAHTETLENCHYQGHVEGYEDSLVALSTCEGLRGIILIGNNSYGLEPILHSKANEHLLFLLKDSQSEPFVCGLANETSSSEDHSHSADMSMFLRKKRNLPQTKYVELALVVDNLRFVFKNQDKTAVRNEMVQLANLLDTYYTQLNIRIALIGVTIFDKENPFSVEGNPGEVLGRFVQWRKTNLLPQLRHDVGQLIVGRSGAYTGGVLGMAFVGTVCSMNSGGGINVFSNNNLQSFSTVIAHELGHNLGMSHDITGCSCDGSCIMAPTAGGATKFSGCSERDFERLIQRGGGTCLRNPPSQDNIITVPRCGNGILENGEECDCGTPEECKNKCCDAATCTLTKGSACATGSCCENCQINVAGTPCRPSINQCDLPEFCGGTSPFCPSDFYMMDGLPCANNAAFCFEGRCQTFDYQCKQLFGSVATKADDKCFSHVNTLGNTFGNCGYSGSNPKPCEVQNAMCGKVQCVFDSNHPPPGATVSVVKIDGDKITCMNADFSMGPDVPDPAYVKTGSVCAPGKACLDFTCLNSSVLDQSQKCDAQRNCNSNGVCNDKFHCHCNNGWAPPNCDKTGRGGSIDSGPAQIDYSLRDGLLIFFLLVLPILVALIIILLYIFKRDSFNCCVKCRPSKRQRSANATKSPSNVQSTVQANSSTTRVSTPQSMTEPANPVDTSVTQPRQGPGVPKPIPPRQTQVPV; from the exons ATGACGCGAcactttttcttcttcattctcATTATCCCAAACTTCGAGATTTTCCCAG TCCAGAGCACAGACCAGACTTCATATCTGAAGAAGTATGATGTGGTCAAACCTCAGCTGGTTCATGAGCGCTGGAAGAGGCACGCAGACCCCTCACACACATCTGCACAG GATAGACATGCTGATAGCATTGCATACTCGGTCAGGATTGACGGTCATGAACATGTACTGCATCTGACAAAGAACAC ACATTTTTTATCGAAGAACTTTGTTGTGTTGTCTCATGATGTACTGGAGAAATGGaaagcacacacagaaacactg GAAAATTGTCACTATCAAggacatgtggaggggtatgaAGACTCTCTCGTAGCTCTCAGCACCTGTGAAGGTCTCAG GGGGATCATTCTCATTGGTAATAATAGCTATGGTCTGGAACCCATCTTGCACTCCAAAGCCAATGAGCACCTCCTCTTCCTGTTGAAGGACAGTCAGTCAGAGCCATTTGTGTGTGGACTGGCCAATGAAACGTCTTCCAGCGAGGACCACTCCCATTCCGCTGACATGTCCATGTTTTTACGG AAAAAACGAAACCTACCTCAGACCAAATATGTGGAGTTGGCGTTAGTAGTGGACAACCTAAGG TTCGTTTTTAAGAACCAAGATAAAACGGCCGTGCGTAACGAGATGGTCCAGTTGGCTAACTTGCTGGATACG TACTACACACAGCTGAATATCCGGATAGCACTGATTGGCGTGACGATTTTTGACAAAGAGAACCCCTTCAGTGTGGAAGGCAATCCTGGGGAAGTGTTGGGCAGGTTTGTGCAGTGGAGAAAGACCAATCTGTTACCTCAACTTAGGCATGACGTGGGGCAGCTTATTGT AGGCCGTTCAGGAGCGTACACTGGAGGTGTGCTCGGCATGGCCTTCGTAGGGACTGTGTGCTCTATGAACAGCGGTGGAGGAATCAATGTG TTTAGTAACAACAATCTGCAGTCATTCTCTACAGTGATTGCTCACGAGCTGGGCCATAACCTGGGCATGAGTCATGACATCACTGGCTGTAGCTGTGATGGGAGCTGCATCATGGCACCTACTGCCGG AGGAGCGACTAAATTCAGTGGCTGCAGTGAGAGAGACTTCGAGAGGTTGATTCAGAGAGGTGGAGGGACGTGCTTGAGGAACCCACCATCTCAAGACAACATCATCACGGTGCCCAGGTGTGGGAATGGCATTCTAGAGAATGGAGAAGAGTGTGACTGTGGCACACCGGAG GAGTGCAAAAATAAGTGTTGCGATGCCGCTACATGCACCCTCACTAAGGGCTCGGCCTGTGCAACAGGAAGCTGCTGTGAAAACTGTCAG ATCAATGTGGCTGGCACACCCTGCAGACCGTCCATCAACCAGTGTGATCTGCCGGAATTCTGCGGTGGGACATCTCCATTCTGTCCGTCAGATTTCTACATGATGGACGGCCTCCCGTGTGCCAATAATGCAGCCTTCTGCTTTGAGGGCCGTTGCCAGACATTTGACTACCAGTGCAAACAGCTTTTTGGCTCAG TGGCAACTAAAGCAGATGATAAGTGCTTTAGTCATGTTAATACTCTTGGCAATACGTTTGGGAACTGTGGATACTCTGGGTCTAATCCGAAACCTTGTGAAGTGCA AAATGCTATGTGTGGAAAAGTCCAGTGTGTATTCGACAGCAACCACCCACCACCAGGAGCGACAGTCAGCGTAGTAAAAATTGATGGAGACAAAATCACCTGCATGAATGCTGACTTCAGCATGGGCCCAGATGTCCCAGATCCAGCCTATGTCAAAACTGGCTCAGTCTGCGCTCCTGGAAAG GCGTGTTTGGACTTTACGTGTTTGAATTCTTCAGTTTTGGATCAGAGTCAGAAATGTGACGCCCAGAGAAACTGCAACAGTAATGGA GTGTGTAATGATAAGTTCCATTGTCATTGTAATAATGGCTGGGCCCCACCCAACTGTGACAAAACTGGCAGAGGAGGAAGTATCGACAGCGGCCCAGCGCAGATCG ATTACTCCCTGAGAGATGGACTCTTGATCTTCTTTCTTCTGGTGTTGCCAATTTTGGTGGCCTTAATAATCATTTTGCTCTACATATTCAAAAGAGACAGTTTCAACTGCTGTGTAAAGTGCCGTCCTTCCAAACGCCAAAG GTCAGCGAATGCAACAAAAAGTCCATCGAATGTGCAGTCAACTGTGCAAGCAAACAGCAGTACAACAAGAGTGTCAACCCCACAGTCAATGACAGAG ccagCTAATCCAGTGGATACCTCCGTAACTCAACCAAG ACAAGGGCCAGGAGTCCCCAAACCAATCCCGCCCAGACAGACCCAAGTACCAGTATGA
- the LOC109101054 gene encoding ATPase PAAT-like — MSSSEDGVIFARSSWLCSSQKQLSDVLTTTQDNSPSDDCRVEHDRCDPVCLERAEEGSPCVLRLLCTPHPASVISSLQVISEARTIEVYSLSGEYCGTCRGEEVQKSHTDGSEDKRHFYKNHLLLENPVASCEIKLLSLGGRSSVAITHVGVGLETPKDRQGGPSVHPGIDLQRVQTMMEEMGTTLSPGAQNLMELVQCQQKNKSDMLSGFIPLLMGGGALSCLSRGGGASSSAGAESGPNPLSGLGQLLSSSNHDQIPSAMSALLSTDTGTINPDLLPVLQSVCGQVTQLRLEEVTSPERKKNGEREGHICCGGFEKILETIVEKRMDEMERRLKEHLDLRLDALQQRLEITLQQALSHKQHQYQ; from the exons ATGTCCTCGAGTGAAGATGGTGTGATCTTTGCACGCAGCTCATGGCTGTGCTCATCACAGAAacagctgtctgatgttctcaCCACAACACAAGACAACAGTCCAAGCGATGACTGCAGGGTTGAACATGACAG GTGTGACCCTGTCTGTCTGGAGAGAGCCGAGGAGGGCTCTCCATGTGTTCTCAGACTTCTGTGCACACCTCACCCTGCATCTGTGATCAGCAGTCTTCAGGTTATCAGTGAAGCTCGCACTATTGAAGTGTACTCACTGTCTGGAGAATACTGTGGCACCTGCCGTGGAGAGGAAGTTCAAAAATCACACACTGATGG ttctgAAGATAAGAGGCATTTCTACAAGAATCATCTGTTGCTAGAAAACCCTGTTGCATCCTGTGAGATCAAG CTGCTCTCTCTCGGTGGCCGCTCGTCTGTGGCTATCACCCATGTGGGTGTGGGACTGGAGACGCCCAAGGACAGACAAGGTGGGCCAAGTGTACACCCAGGCATAGACCTTCAGCGTGTGCAGACTATGATGGAGGAGATGGGCACCACACTTTCACCAGGAGCACAGAACCTCATGGAGCTGGTGCAGTGTCAGCAAAAG AATAAATCAGACATGCTCAGTGGGTTCATTCCTCTGCTCATGGGAGGAGGAGCTTTGAGCTGTCTGTCAAGAGGAGGTGGGGCTTCCAGTTCTGCAGGAGCGGAGTCAGGCCCAAATCCACTATCTGGCCTCGGGCAGCTTCTGTCTAGCAGCAATCATGACCAGATACCCAGTGCCATGTCTGCCCTGCTGAGCACCGACACAGGCACGATCAACCCAGACCTGCTTCCAGTGCTGCAGAGCGTATGCGGTCAGGTGACGCAGCTCCGACTGGAGGAAGTCACATCTCCAGAGAGGAAGAAGAATGGAGAACG GGAGGGTCATATATGCTGTGGAGGGTTTGAGAAGATTCTGGAGACGATTGTAGAGAAGCGAATGGATGAGATGGAGAGAAGATTAAAGGAACATCTGGACTTGCGTCTGGATGCTCTTCAGCAGAGACTGGAGATCACACTTCAGCAGGCGCTCTCTCATAAGCAGCACCAGTACCAGTAA